The DNA region TGTGACCAACAACATGTTCGGCGACATCATCACCGACCTGGGCGCGCAGTTGCAGGGCGGGCTCGGGATGGCGGCGTCGGGCAACCTGCACCCGGGCCGCACGTCGATGTTCGAACCGGTGCACGGGTCCGCGCCGAAGTACGCCGGGAAAAACGTCGCCAACCCGTTCGGGGCGATCCTGTCGGCGGCACTCATGCTCGAGTATCTTGGTCTCGCCGACGAAGCCCGGGCGGTCGAAGCCGCGGTCGAGCAGGCCGTCGTCACTGGCAATGGGCCGGCGGAGATTGGCGGCAAACTCGGAACCAGGGAGACCGGGGACTACGTCGTGAATGTAATCAGAAGCAAGAAGTGAGAAGCAAGAAGACCCTCATGAACCAAACACCCGTCTACGTCGTGAACGGCGCCCGCACCCCGATGGCCGAGTACGCAGGGGCGTTCAAGGACATCTCCGCGCTCGATCTCGGCGCCATCGCGTCGAAAGCCGCGCTTGCGCGCAGCGGCGTGGCGCCCGGCCAGGTCGAGCACGTCGTGTTTGGCAACGTGCTGCAGACCAGCGCCGACGCCCTGTATGGCGCGCGGCACGTGGGGCTCAAGGCCGGCCTGCCGATCGAGGTGCCCGCGCTGACCGTCAACCGGCTGTGCGGGTCGGGCATTCAGGCCGCGGTGTCGGCTGCCCAGCTCATCCAACTGGGCGAGGCCGACGTCGTGCTGGCTGGCGGCACCGAGAACATGACGCAGGCGCCGCACGTGATTCGCGGACTGCGAAGTGGGCTGCGGCTTGGCCAGGGCAAGCTCGAAGACGCGCTCTGGGAATCGCTGACCGACACGTACTGCGGCTGCAGCATGGCGATCACGGCCGAGAACCTCGCCACCAAGTACGGCATCGCGCGCGAGGAGCAGGATCGTTTCGCCCTGCGGAGCCAGCAACTGGCGGCGAAGGCGTGGGAGTCGGGACGGCTCGCCGAGGAGGTGGTGCCGGTCGAACTCAAGTCGCGGAAGGGCCCGCAGCAGTTCTCGCGCGACGATCACGTGCGCCCCGACACCACGCTCGAATCGCTGGCCGGGCTGCCGCCCGCCTTCCGGAAGGACGGCTGCGTCACCGCCGGCAACGCCAGCGGCATCGTCGATGGCGCGGCGGCGGTCGTGCTGGCGTCCCAGCAGGCCGTTCAGAGACACGGCCTCAAGCCGATTGGGCGCCTGATTGGATGGTCGGTCGTCGGCGTCGAGCCGAAGGAGATGGGGATTGGCCCGGTTCCGGCCACTCGCGCGGTCCTGGCCAGGACGGGATTGACGCTCGCCGAGATCGATCTCATCGAGGTCAACGAGGCGTTTGCCGCGCAGTACCTGGCGGTCGAGAAGGAACTGGGACTGGATCGCGAGCGCGTCAACGTCAATGGCGGCGCCATCGCACTCGGGCATCCGCTCGGAGCGAGCGGGACGAGGCTCCTGCTCACGGTGCTGCTCGAACTGCGCAGGCGCGGCCTGTCGCGCGGTCTGGCGACCGCCTGCATCGGCGGGGGACAGGGCATCGCGGCCATCGTCGAGACCGTGTGAACTAGACGTGCGGCGCTGGCACGCGCGAGCCGCGTGCGATAGGGTAGAGAGGTGGAGGACATCATGGAGATTCGTACGGTTGGCGTGCTCGGGTGCGGCTTGATGGGCAGCGGCATCGCGCAGGTGTCGGCGCAGGCCGGCTACAAGACCATCGTGCGCGAGGTCGAGCAGTCGCTGCTCGATCGCGGCTTCGGGCGT from Acidobacteriota bacterium includes:
- a CDS encoding acetyl-CoA C-acetyltransferase translates to MNQTPVYVVNGARTPMAEYAGAFKDISALDLGAIASKAALARSGVAPGQVEHVVFGNVLQTSADALYGARHVGLKAGLPIEVPALTVNRLCGSGIQAAVSAAQLIQLGEADVVLAGGTENMTQAPHVIRGLRSGLRLGQGKLEDALWESLTDTYCGCSMAITAENLATKYGIAREEQDRFALRSQQLAAKAWESGRLAEEVVPVELKSRKGPQQFSRDDHVRPDTTLESLAGLPPAFRKDGCVTAGNASGIVDGAAAVVLASQQAVQRHGLKPIGRLIGWSVVGVEPKEMGIGPVPATRAVLARTGLTLAEIDLIEVNEAFAAQYLAVEKELGLDRERVNVNGGAIALGHPLGASGTRLLLTVLLELRRRGLSRGLATACIGGGQGIAAIVETV